Proteins encoded in a region of the Magnetospirillum sp. genome:
- the rpe gene encoding ribulose-phosphate 3-epimerase → MQQPIRLAPSILSADFAQLGAEVRAIDAAGADYIHVDVMDGHFVPNITIGPGVVRALRAHSQKIFDVHLMISPVDPYVAAFADAGADIITVHPEAGPHVHRTLQLIRSLGKKAGIAINPGTPVEAVDPLLADVDLVLVMSVNPGFGGQSFIAGALEKIAALRARIDRIVAGTARRIDLEVDGGVNQQTARLVRKAGADVLVAGTAGFAGGPANYAENLRRLREL, encoded by the coding sequence TTGCAACAGCCAATTCGCCTCGCCCCGTCGATTCTGTCGGCCGATTTTGCGCAATTGGGTGCGGAAGTGCGCGCGATCGATGCGGCCGGTGCGGACTACATCCATGTCGACGTGATGGACGGGCATTTTGTGCCTAACATCACGATCGGGCCCGGCGTGGTGCGCGCCTTGCGTGCGCATTCGCAGAAAATCTTCGACGTGCATCTGATGATCTCGCCGGTCGATCCCTATGTGGCCGCGTTCGCCGATGCGGGTGCCGACATCATCACCGTGCATCCCGAAGCGGGCCCGCACGTGCATCGCACGCTGCAGCTCATCCGCAGCCTCGGCAAAAAGGCCGGCATTGCGATCAATCCGGGCACGCCGGTCGAGGCGGTCGATCCTTTGCTGGCGGATGTCGATTTGGTGCTGGTCATGTCGGTCAATCCCGGCTTCGGTGGGCAGAGTTTCATTGCGGGTGCGCTCGAGAAGATTGCGGCGTTGCGCGCGCGCATCGACCGGATCGTCGCGGGAACCGCCCGCCGCATCGATCTCGAAGTCGACGGCGGCGTCAACCAGCAGACGGCCCGGCTCGTTCGCAAGGCGGGGGCCGACGTGCTTGTCGCCGGCACGGCCGGTTTTGCCGGCGGTCCTGCCAACTACGCCGAAAATCTGCGACGGCTGCGCGAGCTTTGA
- the lptD gene encoding LPS assembly protein LptD has product MRRIALVAALTLAAASAHAQSTRDGFDAPALVRANEIQVDDDLGLVIARGQVEISQGDRLLKADTLTYNRRTNVVTASGGVMLLDPAGDVVFADFVELTSDMRDGTIRNLRAMLTDQSRFAAVTARRADGSKTVMRRATYSPCEPCEKDPTRAPMWQLRAERITHDQAAKEITYDNAWLEVAGVPVAYTPYMAHPDGTEKRASGFLMPDVTSSSQVGTMFGTPYYWTLGPSADATVTPIVLTNDLPILAGEYREFARNGKVQFDAALMRTRREGEGFGDTRGYASGKGRFDIDDDWRWGFDVARATDKTFVDRYRLRQRFSFLDQNVFESRIYTEGFRDRGYAVLQGLSYQGLRPEDSLERSPQVLPAGAYSWIGEPGALGGRFEFDANTASIYRRNGVRTQRGSAIGGWTLPYTTRTGEVYTVSATVQTDLFHTANINTNGGGFRPTEDGVQSRVLPQLGVSWRYPLVRSNGAARLLVEPVAGAFAAPNLGDQRNLPNEDSLGLTFDDTNLLRPNRFTGYDRAEGGMRTIYGLNTEYSNIWAQRFSAFLGQQYRHKGESAVPAGSGIDTRFSDFVGRFNTTLHPWLSTTYRFQIDNASRELLRSVSSVSLGPSALRYTLAHARIDRALQPTALASINQLGHTLGIVFTENWRVESRLIQALGNDTGILVAGATLFYEDDCFIWGVDLTRRNIGRAELPPDTAILFRIALRNLGELSLRGL; this is encoded by the coding sequence TTGCGGCGCATTGCCCTCGTCGCGGCCCTGACACTGGCCGCGGCAAGCGCGCATGCGCAATCCACGCGCGACGGGTTCGACGCACCTGCCCTGGTGCGCGCCAACGAAATCCAAGTCGACGACGATTTGGGCCTGGTGATCGCGCGCGGCCAGGTCGAGATTTCGCAAGGCGACCGGCTCTTGAAGGCCGACACGCTGACCTACAACCGTCGCACGAACGTGGTTACGGCCTCGGGCGGGGTCATGCTGTTGGACCCGGCCGGCGACGTGGTTTTCGCCGATTTCGTCGAGCTCACGAGCGACATGCGCGACGGCACGATCCGCAATCTGCGCGCCATGCTGACCGACCAGTCGCGCTTTGCCGCCGTTACCGCACGCCGGGCCGACGGTAGCAAAACCGTGATGCGGCGTGCGACCTACAGCCCGTGCGAACCGTGCGAAAAAGATCCGACGCGCGCACCCATGTGGCAGTTGCGCGCCGAGCGCATCACGCACGACCAGGCGGCCAAGGAAATCACCTACGACAATGCGTGGCTCGAAGTGGCGGGTGTGCCCGTCGCCTACACGCCCTACATGGCACATCCCGACGGCACGGAAAAACGCGCCTCGGGTTTCCTTATGCCGGACGTCACCTCGTCGAGCCAGGTCGGTACGATGTTCGGCACGCCCTACTACTGGACGCTCGGGCCCTCCGCCGACGCGACCGTGACGCCGATCGTGCTGACGAACGATCTGCCGATCCTCGCGGGCGAGTACCGCGAGTTCGCACGCAACGGCAAAGTGCAGTTCGATGCGGCCTTAATGCGCACGCGCCGCGAAGGCGAAGGCTTCGGCGACACGCGCGGCTATGCAAGCGGCAAAGGCCGCTTCGACATCGACGACGATTGGCGCTGGGGTTTCGACGTCGCGCGCGCCACCGACAAGACCTTCGTCGACCGCTACCGGCTGCGCCAGCGTTTTTCGTTCCTCGACCAAAACGTTTTCGAAAGCCGCATCTACACCGAAGGCTTCCGCGATCGCGGCTACGCGGTGCTGCAGGGTTTGAGCTACCAGGGATTGCGGCCGGAAGACAGCCTCGAACGCTCGCCGCAAGTGCTGCCAGCGGGTGCGTATAGCTGGATCGGCGAACCGGGCGCGCTTGGCGGGCGCTTCGAGTTCGACGCGAACACCGCTTCCATCTACCGACGCAACGGAGTGCGCACGCAGCGCGGCAGCGCCATCGGTGGCTGGACCCTGCCCTACACGACGCGAACCGGTGAGGTCTACACCGTCAGCGCCACCGTGCAGACGGACCTGTTCCACACGGCCAACATCAATACCAACGGCGGCGGGTTTCGGCCCACCGAAGACGGCGTGCAGTCGCGCGTGCTGCCGCAATTGGGCGTGTCGTGGCGCTATCCGCTGGTGCGCAGCAACGGTGCCGCACGGCTGCTGGTCGAGCCAGTGGCAGGGGCTTTCGCAGCCCCCAATCTGGGCGACCAGCGCAATCTGCCCAACGAAGACAGCCTGGGCCTCACCTTCGACGACACCAATCTGCTGCGCCCGAACCGTTTCACCGGCTACGACCGTGCCGAGGGCGGCATGCGCACGATCTACGGCCTCAATACCGAATATTCGAACATTTGGGCCCAACGCTTCAGCGCCTTTCTGGGCCAGCAATACCGGCACAAAGGCGAATCGGCAGTCCCTGCCGGTTCGGGCATCGACACGCGCTTTTCGGACTTCGTCGGACGCTTCAATACGACGCTGCATCCCTGGCTTTCGACGACGTACCGATTCCAGATCGACAATGCGAGCCGCGAGCTCCTGCGCTCCGTCAGCAGCGTGTCGCTGGGGCCGTCGGCGCTGCGCTACACCCTCGCGCATGCGCGCATCGACCGCGCTTTGCAGCCGACCGCGCTCGCCTCGATCAACCAGCTCGGCCACACTCTGGGCATCGTTTTCACGGAAAACTGGCGCGTCGAAAGCCGCTTGATCCAAGCGCTCGGCAACGATACCGGCATTTTGGTTGCGGGTGCCACGCTGTTCTACGAGGACGACTGTTTCATCTGGGGCGTCGATCTCACGCGGCGCAATATCGGGCGCGCCGAACTGCCGCCGGACACAGCCATTCTGTTCCGAATCGCCCTGCGCAATCTCGGCGAATTGTCCCTACGCGGTCTGTAG
- a CDS encoding glycosyltransferase family A protein, producing MSVSRISVVVPCYNAHRYLAETLASVRAQTFADVEIVLVDDGSNDPATLAFLADLPPDIKFVRKPNGGLSSARNAGFAAASGSYVLPLDADDRIAPDMLARCAAILDADPTVDFVYTQIDVFGDERGVVRKTWNRFEQLATNQLPYCMLMRKSTWQRVGGYDETMLEGYEDWEFNLRLSKAGLRGVAVAAPLFRYRRLATGMLRSVSQQRHARIWRQMRGKHPDLYGFVGLWALWRQWRGKPSTHPLALVWLLLAATLVLPDKLFSRLFLALHRIGHSARDPDAVLD from the coding sequence ATGTCCGTATCCCGCATCAGCGTCGTCGTGCCGTGCTACAACGCGCACCGCTACTTGGCGGAGACGCTGGCCAGCGTTCGAGCGCAAACCTTCGCGGACGTCGAAATCGTGCTCGTCGACGACGGCTCGAACGATCCCGCCACGCTCGCTTTTCTGGCTGATCTGCCGCCCGACATCAAGTTCGTGCGCAAGCCTAATGGCGGCCTGTCGTCGGCGCGCAATGCGGGCTTTGCCGCAGCTTCGGGAAGCTACGTCCTGCCGCTCGACGCCGACGACCGGATCGCCCCCGACATGCTGGCACGCTGTGCGGCAATCCTCGATGCCGATCCGACGGTCGATTTCGTCTATACGCAGATCGACGTGTTCGGCGACGAGCGCGGCGTGGTGCGCAAGACCTGGAACCGGTTCGAGCAGCTCGCCACCAATCAGCTGCCCTATTGCATGCTGATGCGCAAATCGACGTGGCAGCGGGTCGGCGGCTACGACGAGACCATGCTGGAAGGCTACGAGGACTGGGAGTTCAATCTGCGCCTGTCAAAGGCGGGACTGCGCGGCGTGGCGGTTGCCGCGCCGCTGTTCCGCTATCGCCGGCTCGCGACAGGCATGCTGCGCAGCGTGTCGCAGCAGCGTCATGCGCGCATCTGGCGCCAGATGCGCGGCAAACATCCCGACCTCTATGGTTTCGTCGGCCTCTGGGCGCTATGGCGCCAATGGCGCGGCAAGCCCTCGACGCATCCTTTGGCGCTGGTCTGGCTGCTGCTGGCGGCCACGCTCGTCCTGCCCGACAAGTTGTTCAGCCGCCTGTTCCTGGCGCTGCATCGCATCGGCCACAGTGCACGCGACCCCGATGCCGTGTTAGATTAG
- the asnB gene encoding asparagine synthase (glutamine-hydrolyzing), with protein sequence MCGIFGQFVWQGAPPEPGLLWAATQRLAHRGPDGGAFWADASFFLGHRRLSIIDLATGDQPMATEDASLVVAFNGEIYNFVELRAELEALGARFRTRSDTEILLAGYRQWGTGLPARLRGMFAFAIADRAGGSLFVARDRFGEKPLMLHEAPGRVTFASELGALADLLSADARAIDRQALGRYLCLNYVPEEATLIRAVRRLRPGTWRRYRRDRVEDGVFWTPAGDGASTPTQVPTTMPAAAAAVAAEIDRSVAIALRSDVPIALFLSGGIDSSLVAESAVRQGRLTTAYCVAFDDPRFSEISGAKRVADRLGVRLEQVPATASLLDDFARIVAHADDPLADSSAMPVWALAKAVAKDFKVAISGDGGDELFGGYLTQRATLIHRRFVAPLPMVARQAMAWLGQFLPVSGGKVSPSYKLRRFLRAAPLASGAAHFSWNGAWMPQAAAALLEDGAARAAALAALDDLAAATGVDRDVDLGALQRADMSVYLANDILVKVDRMTMAHGLEARAPLLTPELAALGQALPTELRATMRGGKRVLRQLASERLGPAVGNAPKQGFSVPIHDWLAGPGRDLVMHTLSAARIDAIGLMRRDAVLQVRDAHLARQAPLGFELWGLMVLAEWCAQQADRPVLRAADDATLAAHRVALPLAA encoded by the coding sequence ATGTGCGGCATTTTCGGACAGTTCGTCTGGCAGGGGGCTCCGCCCGAACCGGGCTTGCTGTGGGCGGCCACGCAGCGCCTCGCCCATCGCGGACCTGACGGCGGCGCGTTCTGGGCGGACGCCTCGTTTTTTCTCGGCCATCGCCGCCTGTCGATCATCGACCTTGCGACCGGCGACCAGCCGATGGCGACCGAAGACGCGTCGCTGGTCGTCGCGTTCAACGGCGAGATCTACAATTTCGTCGAACTGCGCGCCGAGCTTGAAGCGCTGGGTGCGCGGTTCCGCACGCGCTCGGATACCGAGATTCTGCTTGCGGGCTATCGCCAGTGGGGCACCGGGCTGCCCGCCCGCTTGCGCGGCATGTTCGCGTTCGCGATCGCCGACCGGGCCGGCGGCAGTCTGTTCGTGGCGCGCGATCGGTTCGGCGAAAAGCCGCTGATGCTGCACGAAGCGCCGGGTCGCGTCACGTTCGCGTCCGAACTCGGCGCACTGGCCGATCTGCTGTCGGCCGATGCGCGCGCGATCGACCGGCAAGCGCTCGGCCGCTATCTGTGCCTCAACTACGTGCCGGAAGAGGCGACGCTGATACGCGCCGTGCGGCGTCTGCGGCCCGGCACGTGGCGCCGCTATCGGCGCGACCGTGTGGAAGACGGTGTTTTCTGGACGCCCGCGGGCGACGGTGCATCGACGCCGACGCAAGTGCCGACCACGATGCCGGCTGCTGCCGCCGCCGTCGCAGCAGAGATCGACCGCAGCGTGGCGATCGCCTTGCGCAGTGACGTGCCGATCGCGCTGTTTTTGTCGGGCGGCATCGACTCGTCATTGGTTGCCGAAAGTGCCGTGCGCCAGGGCCGCTTGACGACGGCCTATTGCGTCGCGTTCGACGATCCGCGCTTCAGCGAAATCTCGGGTGCCAAGCGCGTGGCTGATCGGCTCGGCGTGCGGCTCGAGCAGGTTCCGGCAACGGCTTCCTTGCTCGACGATTTTGCGCGCATCGTCGCGCATGCCGACGATCCATTGGCCGATTCCTCGGCCATGCCGGTATGGGCGCTTGCCAAAGCGGTCGCCAAGGATTTCAAAGTCGCGATCAGCGGCGACGGCGGCGACGAGCTTTTCGGCGGCTATCTCACGCAGCGCGCCACACTGATCCATCGCCGTTTTGTGGCGCCGCTGCCGATGGTCGCGCGCCAAGCGATGGCGTGGCTTGGGCAGTTTCTGCCTGTTTCGGGCGGCAAGGTATCGCCGAGTTACAAGCTGCGCCGATTCCTGCGTGCGGCTCCGCTTGCGTCGGGGGCCGCGCATTTTTCGTGGAACGGCGCTTGGATGCCGCAGGCCGCCGCCGCTTTGCTCGAAGACGGTGCCGCCCGAGCGGCCGCCCTGGCTGCGCTCGACGATCTTGCCGCCGCAACCGGCGTCGACCGCGACGTCGATTTGGGCGCGCTGCAGCGTGCCGACATGTCGGTCTATTTGGCCAACGACATTCTTGTCAAAGTCGACCGCATGACGATGGCGCACGGGCTTGAAGCGCGTGCACCTTTGCTGACGCCGGAGCTGGCAGCACTCGGTCAAGCTTTGCCGACCGAGCTGCGCGCGACGATGCGCGGCGGCAAGCGCGTGCTGCGCCAGCTTGCGAGCGAGCGTCTGGGACCCGCCGTCGGCAATGCGCCCAAGCAAGGCTTCAGCGTGCCGATCCACGATTGGCTCGCCGGTCCCGGGCGCGATCTCGTGATGCACACGCTGTCGGCCGCGCGCATCGACGCGATCGGACTCATGCGGCGCGACGCGGTGCTGCAGGTGCGCGACGCGCACTTGGCGCGCCAAGCGCCGCTCGGCTTCGAGCTTTGGGGCCTTATGGTGCTTGCCGAATGGTGCGCGCAGCAGGCCGACCGGCCAGTTTTGCGCGCCGCCGACGACGCAACGCTTGCCGCCCACCGCGTTGCGCTGCCGCTGGCCGCGTAA
- the lptE gene encoding LPS assembly lipoprotein LptE encodes MGRLVRRSFLFALCAVALAGCGFQPLLGRAGDSADAIEQLSAIRIEPIPDRSGQVLRNALLDRITPQGQTQASRYVLRIRLSEPRQTILLRRDDIISRSSYTANATFELRDMQGRRVFSGSSSFITDYEITASEFATRTSLENARDRVLELVADDIRNQLALDFRQRQNAAR; translated from the coding sequence ATGGGCCGTCTTGTCCGTCGTTCATTTCTGTTCGCGCTGTGCGCCGTCGCCTTGGCAGGCTGCGGCTTCCAGCCGCTGCTTGGACGTGCGGGCGACAGCGCCGACGCAATCGAACAGCTTTCCGCCATTCGCATCGAGCCGATCCCGGACCGTTCGGGCCAGGTGCTGCGCAACGCGCTGCTCGACCGCATCACGCCGCAAGGCCAGACGCAGGCTTCGCGCTACGTTTTGCGCATCCGTCTTTCGGAACCGCGCCAGACAATCCTGTTGCGCCGCGATGACATCATCAGCCGCAGCAGCTATACGGCAAATGCGACATTCGAGCTGCGCGATATGCAGGGTCGGCGCGTGTTCTCCGGCAGTTCGTCCTTCATAACAGATTATGAAATCACAGCGTCGGAATTCGCCACGCGCACAAGCCTCGAAAACGCACGCGACCGGGTGTTGGAGCTGGTCGCCGACGATATCCGCAACCAGTTGGCGCTCGATTTCCGCCAGCGCCAGAACGCCGCGCGCTGA
- a CDS encoding glycosyltransferase family 4 protein has product MSDDERRSTPLAKVIARRAYSTLLGLGAVATVPFSGKRGAPRVQYGGAITGDVGGPLVKVKRLTEFFPEERLRYNLVYALSNAPYLPDVAIAMLKRRGIPIVHNQNGVFYPAWYSGDWKAENARMARTYHQADYVFWQSEFCRRASNLFLGPRSGPGEILYNAVDTKLFVPREKPLDGPVVFLMTGKMDLHLYYRIENALLGFAAAVASGLDARLHLAGWMAPMAEMRARTSVARLGIADRVYFFGRYTQSQAPDVYRGAHVYVSTKHNDACPNAVIEAMACGLPVVYSASGGVPELVGDAGDGVPVPEVWDEPQVPSVDALAAAMVSTAARVAELALLARARAVAKFDIGHWIGRHRAIFESLTR; this is encoded by the coding sequence ATGAGCGACGACGAACGGCGATCAACACCCTTGGCAAAAGTCATCGCACGGCGCGCCTACAGCACTCTGCTCGGGCTCGGCGCCGTCGCGACCGTGCCGTTTTCAGGCAAGCGGGGTGCACCGCGCGTGCAGTATGGCGGTGCGATCACCGGCGACGTCGGCGGGCCGCTCGTGAAGGTCAAGCGGCTCACCGAGTTTTTCCCCGAAGAACGCCTGCGCTACAATCTCGTCTACGCGCTCAGCAACGCGCCCTATCTGCCGGATGTTGCGATTGCCATGCTCAAGCGGCGCGGAATTCCGATCGTGCACAACCAGAATGGCGTGTTCTACCCGGCCTGGTACAGCGGCGACTGGAAGGCCGAGAATGCGCGCATGGCGCGCACGTACCACCAAGCCGACTACGTATTCTGGCAGAGCGAGTTCTGCCGCCGCGCCTCGAATCTGTTTTTGGGGCCGCGCAGCGGGCCCGGCGAAATCCTCTACAATGCCGTCGATACCAAACTTTTCGTGCCGCGCGAGAAGCCGCTCGACGGTCCTGTCGTATTCTTGATGACGGGCAAGATGGATCTCCATCTCTACTATCGCATCGAGAACGCGCTGCTGGGCTTCGCGGCCGCCGTCGCAAGCGGCCTCGATGCCAGGCTGCATCTTGCGGGTTGGATGGCGCCGATGGCCGAGATGCGCGCGCGAACGAGCGTTGCACGTCTCGGCATCGCCGACCGCGTCTACTTCTTCGGCCGCTACACGCAAAGCCAGGCGCCCGACGTGTATCGCGGCGCGCATGTATATGTTTCGACGAAACATAACGACGCGTGCCCAAATGCCGTGATCGAGGCGATGGCGTGCGGTTTGCCGGTCGTCTATTCGGCCAGCGGCGGGGTGCCCGAACTCGTCGGCGATGCCGGCGACGGCGTGCCCGTGCCCGAAGTCTGGGACGAGCCGCAAGTGCCGTCGGTTGACGCGCTTGCCGCCGCGATGGTTTCGACTGCGGCGCGGGTCGCCGAACTGGCACTCCTGGCGCGCGCGCGCGCCGTCGCAAAATTCGATATCGGCCATTGGATCGGCCGGCATCGCGCGATCTTCGAAAGTCTCACGCGATGA
- a CDS encoding class I SAM-dependent methyltransferase, which produces MKRMLLVAADLVGRLWGFLPAYLRRRLLLALFVLEGRAGDPKRGLANLFGVEQSLDLAINERAMAYGGAEHPKHRLTRYHDFFVDRVPDGARVLDIGCGYGAVARSVARARPQASVLGVEIDAGRLAQAQAADKPPNLSFAAADATRALPPGPWNVVMLSNVLEHLEARVAFLRDLLATARPQRVLIRVPLFERDWKMALRREVGANYMSDPEHFIEHTLAEFAAETAAAGLRIEAMSTLWGEIWADCRPTDL; this is translated from the coding sequence ATGAAACGCATGCTGCTTGTGGCAGCCGATCTTGTGGGACGGCTTTGGGGTTTCCTGCCGGCGTACCTGCGCCGCCGCCTGCTGCTTGCCCTGTTCGTGCTCGAGGGCCGTGCGGGCGATCCCAAACGCGGTCTTGCAAATCTCTTCGGCGTCGAGCAGTCGCTCGATCTGGCGATCAACGAGCGCGCCATGGCGTATGGAGGGGCCGAGCATCCCAAGCACAGGCTCACGCGCTACCATGATTTCTTCGTGGACCGCGTGCCGGACGGCGCGCGCGTGCTCGATATCGGCTGCGGCTATGGCGCGGTTGCGCGCTCGGTCGCGCGCGCGCGCCCGCAAGCAAGCGTGCTCGGCGTCGAGATCGATGCGGGTCGCTTGGCGCAGGCGCAGGCCGCCGACAAGCCGCCCAATTTGAGTTTTGCCGCCGCCGATGCCACACGCGCACTGCCGCCGGGTCCGTGGAATGTGGTGATGCTGTCCAACGTGCTCGAACATCTCGAGGCGCGCGTCGCGTTTCTGCGCGATCTTCTCGCCACGGCGCGGCCGCAGCGCGTGCTGATCCGCGTGCCGCTGTTCGAGCGCGACTGGAAGATGGCGCTGCGCCGCGAAGTGGGAGCGAACTACATGTCCGACCCCGAGCATTTCATCGAGCACACGCTGGCCGAGTTCGCAGCCGAAACGGCGGCGGCGGGCTTGCGCATCGAAGCGATGAGCACGCTGTGGGGCGAGATTTGGGCCGATTGCCGGCCGACCGACCTTTGA
- a CDS encoding methyltransferase domain-containing protein, with translation MRKDYMTVSPDAAGQDETAFVAAHWTKVWQQMGGPSGAIDRVARKDEYRLMRPYIESLPKGARLLDGGCGLGEWTAFFTKAGYPTLGLDLSAQTVAQLRGVFPDQRFEAGDIRATGLADESFDGYFSWGTFEHFEDGLDPCLREAWRVLKPGGYLFITTPFDNLRHSLAAAFDLRRTAAASPQNARFYQWRLTRGEMRGYLANSGFEVLDLRPIGKRQGLVRVLWQNFGLHYDWKFTKAIGAGLAPFVWSGLVAHMLMGIARKPAR, from the coding sequence ATGCGCAAAGACTATATGACCGTTTCCCCCGACGCGGCCGGCCAGGACGAAACCGCCTTCGTCGCCGCCCACTGGACCAAAGTCTGGCAGCAGATGGGCGGGCCGTCGGGCGCCATCGACCGCGTCGCGCGCAAGGACGAGTACCGCCTGATGCGGCCCTATATCGAAAGCCTGCCGAAAGGTGCGCGTCTGCTCGACGGCGGCTGCGGGCTCGGCGAATGGACGGCGTTTTTCACGAAGGCCGGCTATCCCACGCTCGGACTCGATCTCTCGGCCCAGACCGTCGCCCAACTGCGCGGCGTGTTTCCCGACCAGCGATTCGAGGCGGGCGACATCCGCGCCACGGGCCTGGCGGACGAATCGTTCGACGGCTATTTCTCGTGGGGCACGTTCGAGCATTTCGAAGACGGCCTCGATCCGTGCCTGCGCGAGGCCTGGCGCGTGCTGAAGCCCGGCGGCTATCTGTTCATCACCACGCCGTTCGACAATCTACGCCATTCGCTGGCAGCGGCGTTCGATCTGCGGCGCACGGCCGCGGCGAGCCCGCAGAACGCGCGTTTCTACCAATGGCGCCTGACGCGCGGAGAAATGCGCGGCTATCTTGCCAACAGCGGCTTCGAAGTGCTCGATCTGCGCCCGATCGGCAAGCGCCAGGGGTTGGTGCGCGTGCTGTGGCAGAATTTTGGCCTGCACTACGACTGGAAATTCACGAAGGCGATCGGTGCGGGGCTGGCTCCGTTCGTATGGTCGGGTCTCGTCGCCCACATGCTGATGGGCATTGCGCGAAAGCCCGCGCGATGA